A single genomic interval of Pomacea canaliculata isolate SZHN2017 linkage group LG5, ASM307304v1, whole genome shotgun sequence harbors:
- the LOC112564517 gene encoding sodium-coupled monocarboxylate transporter 1-like, with the protein MNYLHWLDYVVMAALMIVSLGIGIFFAVYRGGQRTKVEYLLGNRQMSMIPVCLSMFITYQSAIALLGVPADVFNTGTMYLFLGCGVALSYIVSLFTAVPLLYPLKITSVNEYLELRFDSKCVRLFATILGMLQTVLYMAMALFSPAIALQTATGLPLWVSIAILGGICTLYTAVGGIKSVVWTDVFQTGVYVIGVGTVIVMCTLHVGSLTQAFRIASEGGRIEFSEINPDVRERHSLWATLIGGCFTMFSGFTQSIAQRISSLKTLKKAKLAFLLSAPINLLNECILTLMGVLLYAYVVTIGCDPYQAGIIDSRNQMMPYFVPSLLGSLPGMPGLYMSMLFSGALSTLSSGINALGANTVEDLLARPLRGYHDATVTVIAKISVLLYGGLTIGLAYLARSIRGPVTQITITVDGACSGSINGIFFMAGMVPWTNKYGAIGGGLIGIAINLWISVGSLLYGAPTLALPPGPTHNCPQNNSYSYSFNNFTTVDISMTDVEMSTDTNPSSNITNLFHSRRGDTFFIYDISYLWLSPIGFFVTLITGIIISFITGSTNKATLDPKLVFPFTRKLFRMNEPPQEAENSSDVIVMKTYQNPAEKCIGSTDTMDEDHLSVQPLM; encoded by the exons ATGAATTATCTTCACTGGTTAGACTACGTCGTCATGGCCGCTCTGATGATTGTTTCCCTTGGCATCGGGATTTTCTTTGCTGTGTACAGGGGCGGCCAGAGAACAAAG GTGGAGTATCTCCTAGGTAACCGTCAGATGTCGATGATCCCAGTGTGTCTGTCAATGTTCATCACCTACCAGTCGGCCATCGCCCTGCTTGGTGTACCTGCCGATGTGTTTAACACTGGAACTATGTACCTGTTCCTAGGGTGTGGTGTAGCCTTATCTTACATCGTGAGCCTGTTCACAGCGGTACCCCTCCTCTACCCACTGAAAATCACCAGTGTTAATGAGTACCTGGAGCTGAGGTTCGATTCCAAGTGTGTCCGCCTGTTTGCAACCATCCTCGGCATGTTGCAGACG GTTCTGTATATGGCAATGGCTCTCTTCTCGCCAGCTATAGCCCTACAAACAG CTACTGGATTGCCTCTGTGGGTGTCGATTGCTATTCTGGGTGGCATCTGCACTTTGTATACAGCAGTG GGAGGCATTAAGAGCGTCGTCTGGACAGATGTCTTCCAAACGGGCGTTTACGTCATCGGCGTCGGCACTGTTATCGTTATG TGTACACTCCATGTGGGCAGTTTGACGCAAGCATTCCGCATTGCCTCGGAAGGAGGAAGAATAGAGTTCAGCGA gaTTAATCCGGATGTTCGCGAGCGTCACTCACTCTGGGCCACTCTTATTGGCGGATGCTTCACGATGTTTTCGGGTTTCACACAGTCCATTGCTCAACGCATCAGTTCCTTGAAGACACTGAAAAAGGCcaaact AGCCTTTCTTCTGAGCGCTCCCATCAACTTGTTGAATGAATGCATATTGACTCTCATGGGAGTCCTGCTCTACGCCTATGTCGTCACAATCGGGTGTGATCCCTATCAGGCGGGTATCATCGATAGCAGAAACCAG ATGATGCCATACTTCGTCCCCAGTCTGCTGGGTAGTTTGCCTGGTATGCCTGGTCTATATATGTCTATGCTGTTTAGTGGTGCACTCAG CACTCTGTCTTCCGGTATCAACGCCTTGGGTGCCAATACTGTGGAGGACCTCCTGGCACGACCTCTGAGAGGCTACCATGATgcaactgtcactgtcattgctaAGATATCTG TGCTGCTGTATGGAGGTCTCACTATTGGTCTCGCATACCTCGCTCGCTCCATACGTGGTCCAGTCACACAG ATTACCATTACGGTTGATGGAGCCTGCAGTGGTTCGATCAACGGCATCTTCTTTATGGCAGGAATGGTTCCCTGGACAAATAAATAT GGCGCCATCGGAGGTGGCCTCATCGGCATCGCCATCAACCTGTGGATATCTGTTGGCTCCTTGCTGTACGGTGCCCCTACACTTGCCTTACCCCCGGGGCCGACACACAACTGCCCACAAAATAACAGTTACTCTTATTCCTTTAATAACTTCACGACTGTAGATATCTCCATGACAGATGTGGAGATGTCTACGGACACGAATCCAAGCAGCAACATCACAAACCTTTTTCACTCACGGCG GGGTGACACGTTCTTCATTTATGACATTTCTTACCTGTGGCTCTCACCTATTGGGTTTTTTGTAACCTTAATCACTGGAATCATTATCAGCTTCATCACAG GCTCCACAAACAAGGCTACTCTCGATCCAAAGCTGGTATTCCCTTTTACCAGGAAGTTGTTCCGCATGAATGAACCTCCACAGGAGGCCGAAAATTCCTCTGACGTCATTGTCATGAAG ACCTACCAAAACCCGGCAGAGAAATGTATCGGAAGTACTGACACCATGGATGAGGATCATCTCAGTGTCCAGCCCTTGATGTAG
- the LOC112564520 gene encoding uncharacterized protein LOC112564520 yields MYHQTYSWKEDASLFLPVKREATILCEHQCDKLYYRQIRVFDAQGRDHIRKVQFCECEPEAVTLIRNGLWPATPKKPETAFCMKVMEQCRMLQLEGQISVQKCCMALEQRTTFLHSHSRDYRNMYKALGKHAIIFCHSMTTATCTRHLLNISSYVVQ; encoded by the exons ATGTATCATCAGACATACAGTTGGAAAGAA GATGCATCATTGTTTCTACCTGTGAAAAGAGAAGCAACCATTTTGTGTGAGCACCAGTGTGACAAGCTCTACTACCGTCAGATTAGAGTTTTTGATGCACAAG gcaGAGATCACATCAGGAAAGTACAGTTCTGTGAATGTGAGCCAGAAGCAGTAACACTAATAAGAAATGGCTTATGGCCAGCAACACCAAAGAAGCCAGAGACTGCATtttgcatgaaagtgatggagcAATGCAGAATGCTACAGCTAGAAGGACAAATTTCTGTCCAGAAATGTTGCATGGCATTGGAGCAGAGGACAACTTTTCTACATAGTCACAGCAGGGACTACAGAAACATGTACAAGGCACTGGGTAAACATGCtatcatattttgtcacagcatgacTACAGCAACATGTACAAGACACTTGCTAAACATATCGTCATATGTTGTCCAATAA